TTTTGCCTTATGAGGACTTAAGCTTTGCAAAAATTGACCATCATCGAGCCATGCGTCAGGGCTTTCCAGAAGTAATTTTTTGCCAGGGGAAGACCATAAACCAAGTGACAGAAATCATGGGACATCTAGTTCGCCACAACAGAAATATTCTTGCTACCCGAGCTACCGCAGCGATGTATGAAGCAGTTCTTAAAATAGTTCCAGATGCAAAATATCATGAGTTAGCCAAACTAATCTATGTTCAAAGAGAACCTGTCAATTCAGACGATGAACGCTTTATTCTTGTTATGACTGCGGGAACCAGTGATATCCCAGTTGCAGAGGAAGCAGCCATTACAGCTGAAATCATGGGTAATAAAGTTGAACGAATTTTTGATGTTGGCGTTGCTGGCATTCATAGACTTTTCTCACAACAGCAAATGATGGAAAAAGCAAATGTATTAATTGTTGTGGCAGGCATGGAAGGAGCATTGGCAAGCGTCGTTGGTGGATTGGTATCAAAACCAATTATTGCAGTCCCTACCAGTGTAGGTTATGGTGCCAATTTTAACGGATTATCAGCGTTACTCTGTATGTTAAACAGTTGTGCTGCAGGTATTTCAGTTGTAAATATCGATAACGGCTTTGGCGCAGGACGATTAGCAAGTATTATTAATCATATGAGGTGATGATATTGAGAATATTATATTTAGACTGTTTTTCAGGTATAAGCGGCAATATGTTATTGGGTGCATTGCTGGATGCGGGGCTTCCAGAAGAATATCTGCGTGAAGAGTTAAAAAAGCTACCCGTATCAGACTATGAAATTGTTATAGAACGAGTAAAAAAGTGCGGAATCAGTGCAACGTATGTCGATGTAAAACTAACTCATTACCACCACCATGGGCATCATCATGAAGAACATCACCATCGTCATCTTCCTGATATTTTGGAAATCATTGATCAGTCGACATTAGCAGACAAGATTAAAATAGATAGTAAGAAAATATTTAATCAATTAGCTGAAGCTGAAGCAAAAGTCCATGGAACAACAATTGAACAAATACACTTTCATGAAGTAGGCGCAGTGGATGCAATTATTGATATCGTGGGTGCCGCAATTGGGCTAAATTGGCTAGCTGTTGATGCAATCTACACCTCAAAACTTCATGTTGGCAGTGGTTTTATCAACTGTGACCATGGCCTGATGCCTATACCAGCCCCTGCAACAGCTGAGTTATTAAAAAATATTCCCTATTATAGTGGTGATATCAGTAAAGAACTGGTAACCCCAACTGGTGCTGCAATCATTGCCACATTAGGCAGCGGCTTTGGTGCTATGCCAGAGAATTTCATCAGTCATACGATTGCTTATGGTGCAGGTACCTGGGAGCTAACAATTCCTAATGTTTTACGGATGCATATTGGCGAAGTTGCGGATGATTCAGGTAATGACAAGATTGTTATTGAAACCAATATCGATGATCTAAATCCTCAAGTTTACGAGTACGTGATTGACAAACTTTTAACAGCGGGTGCTGTTGATGTTTGGTTAACACCAATTACGATGAAAAAAAGCCGGCCGGCCACTCAATTATCAGTATTGACGGATAAGCAACATTTAGATCATTTAGTCAAAATTATCTTTGCTGAAACCTCCACAATCGGGCTGCGTTTTTATCATGTAGAACGAGCTGTAGCAGAACGCAAATTTATAGATGTTTCAACAGACTGGGGCACTGTTCACGTTAAAATCAGCTATCGTGAAGGACAAATAGTTCACATATCTCCAGAATTTGACGAGTGTAAAATTCTGGCACAAAAGAATAACATCCCACTTAAGTTGGTTCAACAAAGAGCAGTCGAAATGGCTTGGCAGCTAATCTGATATTCGGGTTACAGCGTTGCAGCTTTGACGGGTTTTACCAATGAAGTAAAAGTAGAAGGTGATGGTATGCGCTATATTAGCAAAAGATATCTGATCTCAGATGCCCTTCCTTCAATGGTTTTGAGTAAAGATATCGTGGTTAATGGCAGAGTAGCCTTAAGTGAAGGGACTCAATTAAGCGATAACCTACTCAATAAACTCAATCTTTTGGGTGTAAAGTTCATTGATATTCTTGAAGAAACTAGCGAACCAGCTGAAACTACGAATTTATATCATTCAACGATCCAACAGCAATTTTTTAACCATTATGACAATACGCTCAACATCATTAAGGAAGCTTTTGATAACATTCGTTATTTCAACGAAGTTCCTATCCGCCAAATGCAAGAACTGGCTCAGTCACAAATCAGTGTATTATCTGGTACAATCGGCGTCATTAATCATTTACATATGGTTCGCCGGCAGGATGACTACACATTCCACCATTCGATTAATGTGGCAATTATTTGTGGGATATTAGGAAAGTGGCTAGGCTATGTTGGCAATGACCTTCATGAACTAATTTTAGCTGGTCTTCTACATGATTCCGGGAAAAGTAAGATTCCGTTGGATATATTAAACAAACCGGGGAAATTATCCTCAGCCGAAATGGAAATAATGAAACTACATTCCGTATTTGGCTATAAATTAATCCGCGAAATGCCAGAAGTTTCAAATAATGTCAGTTATGGAGTGCTGCAGCATCATGAACGTTTTGATGGCAGCGGCTATCCTTTTGGCATTACATCCGGCAAAATTCATCCGTTTGCTA
This portion of the Sporomusaceae bacterium FL31 genome encodes:
- a CDS encoding 1-(5-phosphoribosyl)-5-amino-4-imidazole-carboxylate carboxylase encodes the protein MNEDILSKILKSFQSGDLSLEEVMDKLKILPYEDLSFAKIDHHRAMRQGFPEVIFCQGKTINQVTEIMGHLVRHNRNILATRATAAMYEAVLKIVPDAKYHELAKLIYVQREPVNSDDERFILVMTAGTSDIPVAEEAAITAEIMGNKVERIFDVGVAGIHRLFSQQQMMEKANVLIVVAGMEGALASVVGGLVSKPIIAVPTSVGYGANFNGLSALLCMLNSCAAGISVVNIDNGFGAGRLASIINHMR
- a CDS encoding UPF0272 protein, whose amino-acid sequence is MRILYLDCFSGISGNMLLGALLDAGLPEEYLREELKKLPVSDYEIVIERVKKCGISATYVDVKLTHYHHHGHHHEEHHHRHLPDILEIIDQSTLADKIKIDSKKIFNQLAEAEAKVHGTTIEQIHFHEVGAVDAIIDIVGAAIGLNWLAVDAIYTSKLHVGSGFINCDHGLMPIPAPATAELLKNIPYYSGDISKELVTPTGAAIIATLGSGFGAMPENFISHTIAYGAGTWELTIPNVLRMHIGEVADDSGNDKIVIETNIDDLNPQVYEYVIDKLLTAGAVDVWLTPITMKKSRPATQLSVLTDKQHLDHLVKIIFAETSTIGLRFYHVERAVAERKFIDVSTDWGTVHVKISYREGQIVHISPEFDECKILAQKNNIPLKLVQQRAVEMAWQLI
- a CDS encoding HD family phosphohydrolase translates to MRYISKRYLISDALPSMVLSKDIVVNGRVALSEGTQLSDNLLNKLNLLGVKFIDILEETSEPAETTNLYHSTIQQQFFNHYDNTLNIIKEAFDNIRYFNEVPIRQMQELAQSQISVLSGTIGVINHLHMVRRQDDYTFHHSINVAIICGILGKWLGYVGNDLHELILAGLLHDSGKSKIPLDILNKPGKLSSAEMEIMKLHSVFGYKLIREMPEVSNNVSYGVLQHHERFDGSGYPFGITSGKIHPFAKIVAVADSYDAMTSDRVYRNKLTPFAVVEIMVDEMFNKLDPNICAVFLNNVRDYFTGNIVQLNDGREAEVIHMGHFIASRPIIKTKSGDFIDLEKEKNLSIIHMLDA